The Pseudomonas sp. TH06 genome has a window encoding:
- a CDS encoding extracellular solute-binding protein: MRLVFPTLMLTALALLSGAAGVNAAPQHALTVYGEPAKYPAGFSHFDYTNPQAPKGGTMRRSAIEIGHFDHVLPYIDKGIGVTQIDGLLYSPLAQRSMDEPYTVYGLVAQKMERSDDGLSLRFFINPKARFADGKPITAEDVRYTYDLLMTQGSLRYRTQFADVKGVEVEAPLTVRFDFKSNENRTLPLDIATLPVFPEHWWKSRDFAGGGGYEPPLGSGPYRVGKVDSGRSITFERNPDWWGKDLPVSRGLYNFDHFSIEYFGDTDVARQVLRGGAYDYNREFSATGYSIGYDSPALSDGRLQKAHLATEAPQSAQGFVFNLQKPMFQDRRVRQALAMLWDFEWSNRQMMRNLYIRQQSYFSNSDLAARELPDAQELKILQPLRGQIPEEVFTKVFEAPKTDGSGLIRDKQLQALELLEQAGWKPDGDQLVNAEGEPLSFTFLVSQNGMDRLLLPYKRTLKQIGIDLNIRRIDSSQYVNRLMSRDYDMIVTGYPVTTSPGGELLNYFGSASANDPGANNYMVLKNPAVDTLINGLIRASTQSDMLHYAHALDRVLQWNYYWIPNYYPPGTSTVWWNRFGIPSVQASNDEAIESWWEISSTALTNQQMTAEKIARGRPGGPR; encoded by the coding sequence ATGCGACTGGTTTTCCCCACATTGATGCTCACCGCCCTCGCCCTGCTGTCGGGCGCCGCCGGTGTGAACGCCGCACCGCAACATGCGTTGACCGTGTATGGCGAACCTGCCAAATACCCTGCGGGCTTCAGTCACTTCGACTACACCAATCCGCAAGCCCCCAAGGGCGGGACGATGCGCCGCTCGGCGATTGAAATCGGTCACTTCGACCACGTGCTTCCTTATATAGACAAAGGCATCGGCGTCACCCAGATCGACGGCCTGCTGTATTCGCCGCTGGCCCAGCGTTCGATGGACGAGCCTTACACCGTCTACGGCCTGGTTGCACAGAAGATGGAGCGCTCGGACGACGGTCTGTCGCTGCGTTTCTTCATCAATCCCAAGGCCCGCTTCGCTGATGGCAAACCGATCACCGCCGAAGATGTGCGCTACACCTACGACCTGTTGATGACCCAGGGCAGCCTGCGTTATCGCACCCAGTTTGCCGACGTCAAAGGCGTCGAAGTGGAAGCGCCGCTGACCGTGCGTTTCGATTTCAAAAGCAACGAAAACCGCACCCTGCCACTCGATATCGCGACCCTGCCGGTATTCCCCGAACACTGGTGGAAGAGCCGCGATTTCGCTGGCGGCGGTGGCTACGAACCGCCACTGGGCAGTGGCCCCTATCGCGTCGGCAAAGTCGATTCGGGGCGCAGTATCACGTTCGAACGCAACCCTGACTGGTGGGGCAAGGATTTGCCCGTAAGCCGCGGCCTCTATAATTTCGACCACTTCAGCATCGAATACTTCGGCGACACCGATGTTGCGCGACAAGTGCTGCGCGGCGGTGCCTATGACTACAACCGTGAGTTCTCCGCCACCGGTTATTCGATCGGCTATGACAGCCCCGCCCTGAGCGATGGGCGTCTGCAAAAAGCCCACTTGGCCACCGAAGCACCGCAATCGGCGCAAGGCTTCGTGTTCAACCTGCAAAAACCGATGTTCCAGGATCGTCGCGTACGCCAGGCACTGGCGATGCTGTGGGATTTCGAGTGGAGCAACCGGCAGATGATGCGCAACCTGTACATCCGCCAGCAAAGCTATTTCTCCAACAGCGATCTCGCGGCGCGGGAATTGCCTGATGCGCAAGAGCTGAAAATTCTTCAGCCACTGCGCGGACAGATTCCCGAGGAAGTCTTCACAAAAGTCTTCGAGGCGCCGAAAACCGATGGCAGCGGACTGATCCGCGACAAACAGTTGCAGGCCCTTGAACTGCTTGAACAGGCCGGCTGGAAACCGGATGGCGATCAACTGGTAAATGCCGAGGGCGAGCCGCTGAGTTTCACCTTCCTGGTCAGCCAGAACGGCATGGACCGGCTGTTGCTGCCATACAAACGCACATTGAAACAGATCGGCATCGACCTCAATATTCGCCGGATCGACTCCTCGCAATACGTCAACCGCTTGATGAGCCGCGACTACGACATGATCGTCACCGGTTATCCCGTCACCACCTCCCCGGGCGGCGAATTGCTTAACTACTTCGGATCGGCGTCAGCCAACGACCCTGGTGCCAACAATTACATGGTGCTGAAAAACCCGGCGGTCGACACCTTGATCAATGGCCTGATCCGCGCCTCGACCCAATCCGATATGCTGCACTACGCTCACGCGCTGGACCGGGTGTTGCAATGGAACTACTACTGGATTCCCAATTACTACCCGCCGGGTACCTCGACAGTCTGGTGGAACCGTTTCGGCATTCCGTCGGTGCAGGCGAGCAATGACGAAGCCATCGAGAGCTGGTGGGAAATCAGCAGCACGGCCCTGACCAATCAGCAGATGACTGCGGAAAAAATCGCCCGTGGCAGACCCGGAGGGCCACGCTGA